A window of Cohnella herbarum contains these coding sequences:
- the tsaB gene encoding tRNA (adenosine(37)-N6)-threonylcarbamoyltransferase complex dimerization subunit type 1 TsaB, with the protein MTAQNARHGDRSVTVLSFDTSTAAFAAAIVRDGTMLDSIVSFTERNHSVRILSEIKELLSRNGIRGSDLDAVAVGQGPGSYTGVRIAVTAAKTLAWAWNKPLIGVSSLQALAYGAWNHLRKANEDMVSDRNHWIVPLMDARRGQVYTCRYSADLSGEWSMIDPDGIRLIEDWARRIEQEATLDAQVSKIWFVGDVETHRTTIELAEQSGANLRTLAFDMDAAAVGQLAELRFRLGERDDVHSFVPNYTQLAEAEAKLLAASRGE; encoded by the coding sequence ATGACGGCACAGAATGCAAGGCATGGCGATCGCTCCGTTACGGTTCTAAGCTTCGATACGTCGACGGCGGCTTTCGCGGCCGCGATCGTTAGAGATGGAACGATGCTCGATTCCATTGTTTCCTTCACGGAACGGAATCATTCGGTTAGAATTCTATCCGAGATCAAGGAACTTCTTAGCCGCAATGGAATACGGGGGAGCGATCTGGATGCCGTGGCGGTGGGTCAAGGCCCTGGGTCTTATACGGGCGTCCGCATCGCGGTGACGGCGGCCAAGACGTTGGCTTGGGCTTGGAACAAGCCTCTGATCGGCGTGTCCAGCTTGCAAGCTTTGGCTTACGGAGCCTGGAATCATTTGCGCAAAGCGAATGAAGATATGGTAAGCGATCGGAACCATTGGATCGTTCCGCTCATGGACGCGAGAAGAGGTCAGGTCTATACTTGCCGATATTCGGCTGATCTCTCGGGGGAATGGAGCATGATCGATCCCGATGGCATCCGTTTGATCGAAGATTGGGCACGGCGAATCGAGCAGGAAGCGACGCTAGACGCCCAAGTTTCTAAAATATGGTTCGTAGGCGACGTGGAAACGCATCGAACGACGATAGAGCTGGCCGAGCAGTCCGGGGCTAACCTGCGAACGTTGGCTTTCGATATGGACGCGGCAGCCGTCGGACAACTGGCGGAGCTTCGATTCAGGCTGGGCGAACGGGATGACGTTCATTCTTTCGTTCCGAACTATACGCAATTGGCCGAAGCGGAAGCGAAGCTGCTCGCGGCGTCTCGGGGAGAGTGA
- the rimI gene encoding ribosomal protein S18-alanine N-acetyltransferase, with protein MNYRLMNLHDIDAIVDIEREAFTAPWSAEAFRNELTHNLFAKYMVMELDEDVIGYGGMWLIIDEAHVTNIAVRAEYQGKGYGKSLLREMMRTAYFLGARRMTLEVRVSNERAQSLYRKMGFVPSGVRPAYYSDNLEDALIMWAELEPDSDDHAEFAGAAEVEGERT; from the coding sequence ATGAATTACCGTTTAATGAATTTGCACGATATCGACGCTATCGTGGATATCGAACGCGAAGCTTTCACGGCTCCTTGGTCGGCGGAAGCTTTCCGCAACGAGTTGACTCATAATCTTTTCGCCAAATATATGGTAATGGAATTGGATGAAGACGTCATCGGATACGGCGGCATGTGGCTGATTATCGATGAAGCGCATGTAACCAATATTGCCGTAAGGGCGGAATATCAAGGCAAAGGTTACGGAAAATCGTTGTTAAGAGAAATGATGAGGACCGCATATTTTCTCGGGGCCAGACGTATGACCCTGGAAGTGCGCGTGTCCAACGAGCGAGCGCAGTCCTTATATCGTAAAATGGGATTCGTCCCCTCGGGAGTCCGGCCCGCGTATTACTCGGACAATCTGGAGGACGCTCTTATTATGTGGGCGGAGCTCGAGCCGGATAGCGATGACCATGCGGAATTCGCGGGGGCGGCAGAGGTAGAGGGGGAACGAACATGA
- a CDS encoding FAD-dependent oxidoreductase: protein MYDIAIIGGGPAGASAAIFTAKAGKKTLVIDSDQSVTKRAWLENHYGTEGISGPDLVAAGKRQAAKFGAEFVVAKATKLTAGDGFIKIETEGETYEAGHVILATGMFVDAAEASGVRTKPGTEPRIKTIVDCTPEGKTSIDNIWAAGTVAGVSMHTIITAGDGAKVAINVISEINGERYVDHDVLKS from the coding sequence ATGTACGATATCGCCATTATCGGCGGAGGTCCGGCAGGCGCGAGCGCGGCAATCTTCACTGCGAAGGCAGGGAAGAAAACGCTCGTTATCGATAGTGACCAAAGCGTAACGAAACGAGCTTGGTTGGAAAATCACTATGGAACAGAGGGAATCTCGGGTCCCGACCTCGTCGCGGCCGGTAAAAGACAAGCCGCGAAATTCGGAGCGGAATTCGTAGTCGCGAAAGCTACGAAGCTAACGGCAGGGGACGGTTTCATCAAGATCGAGACCGAGGGAGAAACGTACGAAGCGGGTCATGTTATTCTGGCTACGGGGATGTTCGTCGACGCAGCCGAGGCTAGCGGCGTTCGCACGAAGCCGGGAACGGAGCCGCGGATCAAGACGATCGTCGATTGCACGCCGGAAGGCAAGACGAGCATCGACAATATCTGGGCTGCCGGTACCGTGGCCGGAGTTAGCATGCACACGATTATTACCGCCGGAGACGGCGCTAAAGTCGCGATTAACGTCATTAGCGAGATCAATGGCGAGCGTTACGTCGACCATGACGTATTGAAGTCTTAA
- the tsaE gene encoding tRNA (adenosine(37)-N6)-threonylcarbamoyltransferase complex ATPase subunit type 1 TsaE — protein sequence MQRKLTNDSPTKYVREAIAEKSTVEFAEAVAKLAGPGDVIALDGDLGAGKTRFSQAFAAAIGVEGIVNSPTYTIIKEYEGVHFPFYHMDVYRLSLEEADELGLDEYFHGEGVTLVEWASLIEPLLPEERLHLYIETTGPQSRTITCRPVGAKYELWCSQLEWQRVEKEDPTA from the coding sequence ATGCAACGGAAATTAACGAACGATTCGCCGACGAAGTACGTTCGGGAAGCGATTGCCGAGAAGAGCACGGTAGAGTTTGCCGAAGCGGTGGCCAAGCTTGCGGGACCCGGAGACGTTATTGCGTTGGACGGCGACTTAGGCGCAGGTAAAACGCGTTTCTCGCAAGCGTTCGCGGCCGCGATCGGCGTCGAAGGCATCGTGAACAGTCCTACTTATACGATTATTAAAGAATATGAGGGAGTACATTTCCCTTTTTATCATATGGACGTCTATCGGCTGTCCCTGGAAGAAGCGGATGAGCTTGGATTGGACGAGTATTTCCATGGGGAAGGCGTAACTTTGGTGGAATGGGCATCCTTGATTGAGCCTCTTCTGCCTGAAGAACGGCTACACCTTTATATTGAGACGACGGGTCCGCAATCTCGTACGATAACTTGTCGACCGGTCGGTGCGAAATACGAACTATGGTGCAGCCAATTAGAATGGCAGCGGGTTGAGAAGGAGGATCCTACGGCATGA
- a CDS encoding H-type small acid-soluble spore protein yields the protein MNAQRAQEIYDSSDNIAVRLDDGQSVWIEKVDVENGVATVQVGQNPTDTQTVGVERLKEH from the coding sequence GTGAATGCTCAAAGAGCGCAGGAGATTTACGATTCCTCGGATAACATCGCCGTTCGATTAGATGACGGACAATCGGTGTGGATAGAAAAAGTGGACGTCGAGAACGGCGTGGCGACGGTGCAAGTCGGACAAAATCCGACCGATACACAGACGGTAGGCGTCGAGCGGCTGAAGGAGCATTAA
- a CDS encoding ABC transporter permease subunit translates to MILLMKLELKKYKFGGYIVGVIAANLALAGIVWTLQQQGWQDESIASSPTYAVAFAFIRAMVSITFGIFAAVLMARMIVGEYTSKTISLLFGYPIDRRKVLLSKLLLVSLVTFIVLIVSNLIISSAFCGMNVYYDYIKEPLTREILYGQTVEMFVQAGLTTAINWIPFVLGMIRKSATTTVTSSFVIEFAIYATNNGLTLSVIPAVTISLAAIGAAGAYWTILKANRDDVS, encoded by the coding sequence ATGATTCTGCTCATGAAGCTGGAATTGAAAAAATACAAATTCGGCGGATACATCGTCGGCGTCATCGCGGCGAATCTGGCGCTCGCGGGCATCGTATGGACGCTTCAGCAACAAGGGTGGCAGGATGAAAGCATCGCCTCGTCTCCGACTTACGCCGTCGCGTTCGCTTTTATCCGTGCTATGGTGAGTATTACGTTTGGGATATTCGCTGCCGTGCTTATGGCCAGAATGATCGTCGGAGAGTATACGAGCAAAACGATCTCGCTGTTGTTCGGTTATCCGATCGATCGACGAAAGGTGCTTCTTTCCAAGCTGCTGCTGGTCTCGCTTGTCACCTTTATCGTTCTCATCGTCTCTAATCTGATTATTAGCTCGGCATTCTGCGGGATGAATGTCTATTATGATTATATTAAAGAGCCGCTTACCCGAGAAATCTTATACGGGCAAACGGTCGAGATGTTCGTGCAAGCCGGTCTGACGACGGCGATTAATTGGATCCCGTTCGTTCTGGGAATGATCCGGAAATCGGCGACGACGACGGTGACGTCCTCTTTCGTCATCGAGTTCGCCATATATGCGACGAATAACGGGCTTACGCTTAGCGTGATCCCCGCGGTTACGATTTCGTTGGCGGCGATCGGCGCGGCAGGCGCGTACTGGACGATTCTCAAGGCCAATCGCGATGACGTGTCGTGA
- a CDS encoding GyrI-like domain-containing protein, protein MRVSIEQKQPLRVAVIRSECNGKEVRLAWQRVQELLKNHPAVCNDEFGHVIIPEWQWSTGVTTLWTGVEVGGFDDLPDGLETITIPGRKFAKITVKGNRERLEETYAFLTDWFRTEGYERDMNEGSYGYEANRLKPINPFLVPADEIDEFDFDIYAPIKENVQS, encoded by the coding sequence TTGCGGGTATCCATCGAACAAAAACAACCGTTAAGAGTCGCCGTAATCCGAAGCGAGTGCAATGGGAAAGAAGTTAGATTAGCGTGGCAACGCGTTCAAGAGCTGTTGAAGAACCACCCCGCCGTATGCAACGACGAATTCGGGCATGTGATCATTCCGGAATGGCAATGGTCGACGGGCGTGACTACGTTATGGACGGGAGTGGAGGTCGGCGGCTTTGATGACCTTCCGGATGGGTTGGAGACGATAACGATTCCCGGGCGTAAGTTCGCCAAAATAACGGTGAAAGGCAATAGAGAAAGGTTAGAGGAGACTTACGCCTTTCTGACCGATTGGTTTCGGACCGAAGGGTACGAGCGAGATATGAACGAAGGTTCTTACGGATACGAGGCCAATCGCTTGAAGCCGATCAATCCGTTCCTCGTGCCGGCGGACGAGATCGATGAGTTCGACTTCGATATCTATGCTCCGATAAAGGAGAACGTGCAATCATGA
- the thiL gene encoding thiamine-phosphate kinase, which produces MPPLDEFGRIRAWTEGRQSQEFFDRAGVTLGIGDDAAVVTDSPGQEWLLAMDTMVEEVHFRNETMGAEDIGYKALAANVSDIAAMGGFPKFALVSVCVPPSWDAARMKRLYDGIYACAERYGVAVIGGDTTSAPTHLVVAVTLIGTVEAGRAIRRDGAKAGQFVFLTGPTGLSAGGLHGMLRNGHSEKSSLPTPSRLIQAHQRPIPSVKAGRLLLEQGWGASLNDVSDGVASEAWEIAEASGVRLRLKETQLPLSGELAAYSRDNGLDPLDFVLYGGEDYVLLGTADREYEQAMKERFRSEGIPLFIIGEVEEGLPGVFAETAAGATKPVSKRGYNHFPKG; this is translated from the coding sequence GTGCCGCCACTGGACGAATTCGGACGCATTCGCGCCTGGACGGAAGGTCGTCAGTCCCAGGAGTTCTTTGACCGGGCAGGCGTTACGCTCGGCATCGGAGACGACGCGGCCGTCGTGACCGATTCACCTGGACAGGAATGGTTGCTTGCCATGGATACGATGGTGGAAGAAGTTCATTTCCGCAACGAGACGATGGGTGCCGAGGATATCGGGTACAAAGCGCTTGCGGCTAACGTGAGCGACATCGCGGCGATGGGCGGCTTTCCGAAGTTCGCGCTGGTATCGGTATGCGTTCCTCCTTCTTGGGACGCAGCACGTATGAAACGGCTGTACGACGGTATATATGCTTGCGCGGAAAGATACGGGGTGGCAGTCATCGGTGGAGATACTACCTCGGCTCCAACGCATCTTGTCGTAGCGGTAACGCTCATCGGCACCGTCGAAGCCGGCCGAGCGATTCGCCGAGATGGCGCAAAAGCAGGGCAGTTCGTGTTCCTAACCGGGCCTACGGGCTTGTCGGCGGGGGGACTGCACGGCATGCTAAGAAACGGACATTCCGAGAAATCTTCGCTTCCGACTCCGTCAAGGCTCATTCAAGCCCATCAACGTCCGATTCCATCGGTCAAGGCGGGCCGCCTTTTGTTGGAACAAGGATGGGGAGCGTCGCTTAACGACGTAAGCGACGGCGTTGCCAGCGAAGCCTGGGAAATCGCGGAAGCTTCGGGCGTGAGATTGCGGCTGAAGGAAACGCAATTGCCGCTCTCCGGCGAACTCGCCGCGTATTCTCGCGATAATGGCTTGGATCCGCTAGATTTCGTTCTCTATGGCGGGGAAGATTACGTACTTCTAGGCACCGCCGACCGGGAATACGAACAAGCGATGAAGGAGCGTTTTCGATCGGAAGGCATTCCGTTGTTTATCATCGGCGAAGTGGAAGAGGGATTGCCGGGAGTGTTCGCAGAAACGGCGGCGGGAGCGACCAAGCCGGTAAGCAAGCGCGGTTATAATCATTTTCCGAAGGGGTAA
- a CDS encoding CAP domain-containing protein, which produces MNKHHKHNKGLKKTLILGTLALAVSIPTGIGAASAAGTSGSNYAQTTTITQVTSRLGIDLNTLLQQIMQGKYPVVSKPGTGTENSGNGQVTQPSKPGTGSGNGQVTQPSKPSTGTGSGTGNGTGAGSGTGTGSGTVATSAYATEVVSIVNQERAKAGLSALKMSNATLTKMALDKAKDMYNNGYFDHNSPTYGSPFDMMKQYGISYRYAGENIAKGQRTPQEVMTAWMNSSGHRANILSANFTTIGVAYYNGVWVQEFIA; this is translated from the coding sequence ATGAACAAGCATCACAAGCACAATAAAGGTCTGAAGAAGACTCTCATATTAGGTACGTTGGCACTCGCCGTATCCATTCCGACAGGCATTGGCGCAGCATCCGCGGCAGGCACGTCCGGAAGCAACTACGCGCAGACAACAACGATCACGCAAGTCACGAGCCGTCTAGGCATCGATCTGAACACGCTATTGCAACAAATCATGCAAGGCAAATATCCCGTCGTATCCAAACCCGGAACAGGCACGGAAAATTCGGGCAACGGTCAAGTGACGCAGCCTAGCAAACCGGGTACGGGTTCCGGCAACGGTCAAGTGACTCAACCGAGCAAGCCTAGCACCGGAACAGGTTCCGGTACAGGTAATGGAACGGGCGCAGGTTCTGGAACAGGCACAGGTTCTGGAACGGTTGCTACATCCGCTTACGCTACCGAAGTCGTATCTATCGTTAACCAAGAGCGCGCGAAAGCAGGCTTGAGCGCGTTGAAAATGTCGAATGCCACGCTAACGAAAATGGCGTTGGACAAAGCGAAAGACATGTACAATAACGGTTACTTCGACCACAATTCTCCGACTTACGGTTCGCCGTTCGACATGATGAAGCAATACGGAATCAGCTACAGATATGCCGGCGAGAATATCGCCAAAGGTCAGCGTACTCCGCAAGAAGTCATGACGGCATGGATGAACAGCTCCGGTCATCGCGCGAACATTCTGAGCGCGAACTTCACGACGATCGGCGTAGCTTATTATAACGGCGTATGGGTTCAAGAATTCATCGCATAG
- the ku gene encoding non-homologous end joining protein Ku, whose protein sequence is MHTVWKGAISFGLVHVPVKMFTATEDKDIHLRMIHKECGTPISNVRTCPHCEKEVQWDEISKGYEYEKGRFVLFDSDELDAIKPENTRTIQILDFVDLTEIDPLYYQKAYYLSPDQAGSGAYNLLLEAMRQSGKIGIAKIAIRSKSSLAAIRAVDNCICMETMHYPDEIRSLQLVPNLPEQTTVNERELTMAKMLIEQLSTPFDPNKYTDDYRISLQEAIQRKISGEGPDIVTAPAAEKTNVIDLMAALQASLEAVKPASTPLPDSAVDPSADPSGDRNKAKPRGTRGRKKEGAVP, encoded by the coding sequence ATGCATACCGTGTGGAAAGGCGCCATCAGCTTCGGATTGGTACACGTCCCCGTCAAAATGTTCACCGCTACCGAAGACAAGGACATCCACTTGCGAATGATCCATAAGGAGTGCGGCACGCCAATCTCGAACGTTCGAACTTGCCCTCATTGCGAGAAGGAAGTCCAATGGGATGAAATCTCGAAAGGGTACGAGTATGAGAAGGGCAGGTTCGTCTTATTCGATTCCGATGAACTCGATGCCATCAAGCCGGAAAATACGAGAACGATTCAAATCCTGGATTTCGTCGATTTGACGGAAATCGACCCGCTGTATTACCAGAAGGCTTATTATTTATCTCCGGATCAAGCCGGGTCGGGGGCATACAATCTGTTGCTGGAAGCGATGCGCCAATCCGGCAAAATCGGCATTGCCAAAATTGCGATCCGCAGCAAAAGCAGCCTCGCGGCCATTCGAGCCGTCGACAATTGCATCTGCATGGAAACGATGCATTATCCGGATGAAATCCGTTCGTTGCAGCTAGTGCCGAATTTACCCGAACAGACGACGGTGAACGAACGGGAGCTTACTATGGCGAAAATGCTAATCGAACAGCTATCGACGCCATTCGATCCGAACAAGTATACCGACGATTACCGAATCAGCCTTCAGGAAGCTATTCAGCGTAAAATATCCGGAGAGGGCCCCGACATCGTTACCGCTCCCGCCGCGGAAAAAACGAACGTTATCGATCTCATGGCCGCGCTTCAAGCAAGCTTAGAGGCGGTTAAGCCAGCCTCGACGCCATTACCGGATTCGGCAGTCGATCCATCTGCCGATCCATCCGGCGACCGTAACAAAGCAAAACCGCGAGGAACCCGCGGCCGCAAAAAAGAAGGAGCCGTTCCCTGA
- a CDS encoding VOC family protein: MKLEARIAWKEPFNVVGEKIRYTPKHHTPNSKNEISKLWQRFNTRGEEILHFDGKSYGMCIFGPEDMPGQAFDYIAGAGVAAIGNIPEGMVAESFAGGLYCVIQRRGPIDEIGEAFQYYESAWLPNSDYEPAGGVHFELYDDRYKGNDNPDSVMELWFSIRRKHELPIENRAASLFVHVTDLRRATEWYSKLLGLPIMEERMNGGPVYWFDLPGTGLVLDSDANNHNNPDWQQEKPLVMLAASDIDRAYAYICRKAQVLSEPHRFDGMAYFNFYDPEGKAVMVCWSADGGKEYGLPVTDSPVKANIGGVFVNVKNMEKAASWYCELLGVPLDEESVKQSVYSVPVTRGASLLLDDNRYRNHEAFEILFMFDTDDIDSAYDFAADQGMTFHGELERHGEISFFVLKDPDGNLIMVCQGR; the protein is encoded by the coding sequence ATGAAACTCGAAGCGCGCATCGCGTGGAAAGAACCGTTTAACGTAGTAGGGGAGAAGATTCGGTATACGCCGAAGCATCATACGCCGAATTCTAAAAACGAAATCAGCAAGCTTTGGCAGCGCTTTAACACTCGCGGGGAAGAAATCCTCCATTTCGACGGAAAAAGCTACGGGATGTGTATATTCGGACCGGAGGATATGCCGGGGCAAGCCTTCGATTACATTGCCGGGGCAGGAGTCGCCGCAATCGGGAATATCCCCGAGGGGATGGTGGCCGAATCGTTCGCAGGCGGTCTGTACTGCGTCATACAGCGAAGAGGGCCTATTGATGAAATTGGAGAGGCCTTTCAATATTACGAAAGCGCTTGGCTTCCGAATTCCGATTACGAGCCGGCCGGCGGAGTCCATTTCGAATTATATGACGATCGGTACAAAGGCAACGATAACCCGGATTCGGTCATGGAATTGTGGTTTTCTATTCGTAGAAAACACGAGTTGCCCATTGAAAATCGAGCGGCGAGTTTGTTCGTCCACGTGACGGATTTAAGGCGAGCGACAGAGTGGTATAGCAAGCTGCTAGGATTACCGATTATGGAGGAACGGATGAACGGAGGTCCGGTATACTGGTTTGATTTGCCCGGTACGGGGCTCGTTCTCGACTCGGATGCCAACAACCATAACAATCCGGACTGGCAGCAAGAGAAACCGCTCGTTATGTTAGCGGCATCGGACATCGATCGTGCTTACGCATACATCTGCAGGAAGGCGCAAGTGCTGTCCGAACCCCATCGTTTCGATGGGATGGCGTATTTTAATTTCTATGATCCGGAAGGAAAAGCCGTCATGGTTTGTTGGAGCGCGGACGGAGGCAAGGAGTATGGGCTTCCCGTTACGGACAGCCCGGTGAAGGCTAACATAGGCGGAGTATTCGTCAATGTGAAGAATATGGAGAAAGCGGCAAGCTGGTACTGCGAACTGCTTGGAGTGCCACTGGATGAAGAGTCGGTTAAGCAGTCGGTTTATTCCGTTCCGGTAACGCGTGGAGCTTCGCTTTTATTAGACGACAACCGGTACCGCAATCATGAAGCATTCGAAATTCTCTTTATGTTCGATACCGACGATATCGATTCCGCTTACGATTTTGCCGCCGATCAAGGGATGACATTTCACGGAGAGCTAGAGCGGCATGGCGAAATATCCTTCTTCGTCTTGAAAGATCCGGACGGGAACTTGATTATGGTGTGCCAAGGTCGATAA
- a CDS encoding ATP-dependent DNA ligase, producing the protein MDLTAVFPFEPISAKRIPSGDQWIAQIKWDGVRMLSYFDGHRIRLFNRRRNERTLQYPELLIPNDYCRSSSFILDGELIAFDADKPSFHEIMKRDSIRNLNRAAQVQSQVPVTYMIFDVLYNEGEWVTSKPLSVRQRLLQEIILPRANVQIVQNFSDAGGLLQVMRAHRMEGIVLKDKQSDYSLSGKDGRWRKFKIFHDLHAVIGGVIIKHNIVSSMLLGLYDEHGSLQYIGHSGMGKLTGAETIELTKQAIPLFSSSNPFGSTPERADEAVWLTPRIIVKIQFMEWTRNRTMRHPSMQSIVHEVKLTDCTFKQLD; encoded by the coding sequence ATGGATTTGACTGCGGTATTTCCCTTCGAGCCGATCTCGGCTAAGCGAATCCCTTCGGGCGATCAATGGATCGCGCAAATCAAATGGGACGGAGTTCGGATGTTATCGTACTTCGACGGTCATCGGATCAGGCTGTTCAATCGCAGACGGAACGAACGGACGTTGCAATACCCCGAACTGCTGATTCCAAACGATTATTGCCGTTCCTCTTCGTTTATTTTGGACGGGGAATTGATTGCTTTCGATGCCGACAAACCTTCCTTTCATGAAATCATGAAACGCGACAGCATCAGAAACCTTAACCGTGCGGCTCAAGTTCAATCGCAAGTTCCCGTTACTTACATGATCTTCGACGTGCTATATAACGAAGGAGAATGGGTGACGAGTAAGCCTTTATCGGTCAGGCAACGCTTATTGCAAGAAATAATCTTACCGCGAGCGAACGTGCAAATCGTGCAAAATTTCAGCGATGCAGGCGGTCTGCTGCAGGTCATGAGAGCCCATCGAATGGAAGGAATCGTTCTGAAGGACAAACAGAGCGATTACTCCTTGTCGGGCAAAGACGGCCGTTGGCGCAAATTCAAAATTTTTCACGATTTGCATGCCGTGATCGGCGGAGTGATTATCAAGCACAATATCGTGAGTTCCATGCTGCTAGGGCTCTATGATGAGCACGGAAGTTTGCAATATATCGGACATTCCGGAATGGGTAAACTGACGGGCGCGGAGACGATCGAGCTTACGAAACAAGCGATTCCTCTGTTCTCCTCTTCCAACCCGTTCGGCAGTACCCCGGAAAGAGCCGATGAAGCGGTATGGTTAACCCCGCGCATTATCGTAAAAATACAGTTCATGGAATGGACGCGAAACCGAACGATGAGACATCCTTCGATGCAAAGCATCGTTCACGAGGTGAAATTGACGGATTGTACGTTTAAGCAATTAGATTGA